TATGGGTTGCTGGATTGGGCCTACTTAGGCGTGACACTTGGTTGGATTTTTCTAGTGAAGGAAGATTTCATCTTGTTCAACAATAAAAGAAACTTCTTTGACAACCCTATTTTCTTAGCTTGCCTTCTTGTCGGGGCGATCATCTTTCTGTCTTTCGCGCGTACATTTATCTATTTTCAGTTCTAGTATGCGTTTTTGCACCATTGCTAATATTCCATCCAAAGAATAGTGGCATATCTAGGTTGGCTAAAGATAGCTGTTGGCTTGTGTAGACGGCATCGCACGACCTCAGGATTGTTTCCAGGGCAACTGGGAAAATTTCCAGCCATCCAAGGTGCCCCGGTGGTCTTTATGGTCTGGGTTCCCTTCAAAACCTTCAACGATATTATAGCAGTACGAGTATCCGGCTGCTGTCATAGAGACGGCAGCTGCCATAGACCTATGGCCCGAGCGGCATAGAAAAAAGATAGCAGCGTCAGGGTCAGGAATCTTCTGTTGCGTTTGGTCTACAAAATGTGGATTCTGGGATCCATCAGGGAATCTTGTCCATTCGATAAGGTAAGGCTCCTTGTTTAGCAAGGAAAGATCGGGGATCCCAACGAAAGTCCACTCAGCAGTCGTGCGGCAGTCCACCAAATAGCTATCAGCTTTTGATTGTAAAATTTCCCATGCCTTTTTCGGTGTAACGTCGCCTGCGTATTCTTGGCCCATGCAGTTACTCCTAAAAAGTCACTAATTGCTCCAGGAATTTTGGAATTCCATAGGTTATGTTTACATCAATTTGTCAATAAAATGTAGGACTGTATTCCGTGTGCCTATTCTTAAAGTATCTTGGTATTGGCAAGGAGTTGTTCTAAAGATTGGCTTGAGGAGGCAATCCTGTGGGGAACAAAAGGTTAGAAGGAAAGGTGGCATTGGTGTCTGGCGCTGGGCAGCGGGGCCATATTATTGGAACAGGCAGAGCCAGTGCTATTTTATTTGCTCAGGAGGGGGCTCGAGTATTCCTCGTGGATTGGAACGAGGAGAGCGCTGCTCAAACAAAAGCAATGATAGAGGCGGATGGTGGGACCGCATTTGTGTGCCAAGCAGACGTGACCAAAGACACTGACTGCAAAACTGTCATTGATTCTTGTAAAGAGGAGCTTGGTTCGCTCGATATACTCTTAAACAATGTCGGTGGTCCTGGTGGAGGAGACGTTACAGAGGTTACAGATGCACTATGGAACGAATCTTTGGATCGAAATCTCAAAAGTGCGGCGTTTATGAGTAAATATGCGGTTCCGGCCATGGCGGGGTCGGGCGGAGGTTCTATCATTCACGTGTCTTCCATTGATGGTTACCGGGCGGGAAATAGCAGAAATGTCCCTTACTCAGTTGCAAAGGCTGGAGTTATTCAACTCACCCGGACTATGGCAGTGCATCATGGGCGGGAAAATATTCGGGTAAACTGCATTGCACCGGGTCACCTTCATGGGCCATTTGTGGAGCAAATTCCCAGCGATTGGCGTGATATGCGAAAGCGTGCAGGACCCTTGGGAACCGAGGGCACAGCATGGGATTTTGCTTGGGCAGCGGTGTTTTTGGCTAGCAATGAATCTAGGTGGATTTCAGGGGTAGTTCTACCCGTTGACGCTGGTCTGCAAGCGGCTACGCCACTCTCCGTGTTACACAATTTAATATGACTAGCTGCGTTTGAGGGCACATTCTGAGTGCATTGTGGGAGCTAAGGTCTTATATTTGCATGTGCAAAATTTTAGGTTTTCGTGGAGAGGGATAAGACAGTTATGACGAAGATGACGGGTGGGAGGTTTCTGGCTGAGACTGCGCTAGGCTATGGCATTAACCACATTTTTTGGATGCCGTACATTGGGCCAAGAGTAATCATGGAGTTGGAAGCACTTGGCGGGAAGGGGATTCAGGCTCACAGTGAGAAGGCAGCTGTGTATATGGCAGATGCCTATGCCAGAGTGCGTGGCGGGCCTAGCCTCTGCATGGCGCAGTCGGTAGGGGCTCTAAACTTGGCAGCCGGTCTGCAGGATCCTTATCTCGCTTGCTCTCCAGTTGTTGCTATCACCGGTAGGGAAACACTAATTCACCAACAACGCCATGCGTATCAGGAAGTTAACCACACCAGTCCGTTTTCTGCAGTTACGAAATACAGTGCTTATGTTTCCAAGACAGAAGATTTCCCAGTGTATTTACGACAGGCATTTCGTGCTGCGACAACGGGTACTCCTGCTCCTACCCATATTGATTTGGAGGGGATAGCGGGCCAGGTGGTTATTGACCAAGAGGCAGATATTGAGGTTTGTGTGGAGGAGCCGTTTGGCCAGATCCCTGCCTTCCGCCCCACAGCAGATTTGGGGTTAATCTCCGACGCTCTGGAAGTTTTAAGCCGTTCCGAGCGGCCAATCATTGTAGCAGGAGGTGGCGTAACCTCTTCGGGAGCACGGGCTGAGTTAATCGAGTTTGCTGAAAAAGTGTCGATCCCTGTAGCTACATCTCTCAATGCCAAGGCAATGTTTCCCTGGGATCATCCTCTCGCTGTAGGAACACCCGGTTCCTATTCCCGGGCATGTGCTAATAAGGTGGTCTCCCAAGCAGATTTAGTCTTCTTCATAGGTAGTCAGGCAGGGGGACAGGTTACCAATGGTTATCAGATTCCACCTCAAGGGACTAATGTAATCCAATTAGATCTCAATGGTGAAGAGATTGGCCGTAATTATCATGTAAAAGTTGGCTTGCAGGGAGATGTGCGGGAAACACTCCGAGTTATGACCGCGCAAGCCGATTCAAGCCCAGGAAAAGTGGAGTGGTTGGCGAAGGTTGGACAATTGGTTCAAGGGTATAAGGATGATTCCAGCGAGCATTACAATTCAGATGTATTGCCCATGAGGCCGGAACGGCTTTGCAAAGAATTAAGTAACTCCCTCCCTGATGATGCCATATTGGTTTCGGATACTGGCCACGCCGGTGTTTGGTGTGCACAGATGATCGATTTGAAGAAACCAGAGCAGAGTTTTCTTCGTGCGGCTGGCTCGCTTGGTTGGGCCCTGCCAGCAGCCATGGGCGCTAAATGCGCAGCTCCCGATAGGCCAGTCATTTGTTGGACAGGGGACGGAGGCGTTTGGTATCACATGACGGAATTAGATACGGCGAGGAAAACAGGAATTAATACGGTCACCTTGATAAATAACAATCATTCCTTAAATCAGGAGCAGGGTGGCGTTGAGGGAATCTATGGGCAGCGCTCCTCAGAATCGGATGCTCACTGGGTATTCCCTGACCAGGATTTTGTTCGAATGGCAGAATCCATGGACTGTTTTGGGGTCACCGTACATAAACCTAGCGAGTTGGAAGGTGCTCTGGAACAAGCTTTGAGCGCCGGTAAACCGGCTGTTGTGGATGTGAAGACCCACATCGAGGGGATTGCTGATAGGGCCTGGATGCCAAGTTAATTTCGCGTGTTGGGAGGTTAGGATGCCAGGCTATAGGGATCTAGATTGTGATGTGGTAGTGGTTGGCGCCGGCGTGACTGGCCTCTATCAACTACACTGTCTTCGGAAACTAGGTTTCCGGGTCCGGGTGCTTGAGGCCGGCAGTGACGTTGGGGGGACATGGTATTGGAACCGGTATCCTGGGTGTCGCTTTGATTCGGAAAGTTACTCCTACTCCTATTCATTTTCTCAAGAGTTATTAAATGAGTGGGATTGGACAGAGCATTTTTCTGCCCAACCCCAGACAGAGCGATATCTTCAATTTGTTGCGGACAAGTTTGACCTTCGTAAAGATATTCAATTTTCAAGCCGGGTTGCCTCGACTGTGTTCGATGAGGAACATTCATGCTGGGAAATTACTGTAGAAGGTGGGACACATTTTCGTTGTCGGTTTCTAATCATGAGTATTGGCCATCTGTCGGCTCCAACCCTCCCCAATATTGAAAATATCGAGAAATTTTCGGGCGAATGGTTTCACACAGGCCTTTGGCCAAAGGAGGAAGTGACATTCTCCGGTAAAGATGTTGCAGTTGTAGGTACGGGGGCTTCCGGGGTGCAGATGATTCAGGAGATTTCTAAGACGGCTAAAAGCTTGACGGTGTTTCAGAGAAATCCTAATTGGTGCACGCCCTTGCACAACAAAGAGATTAGCAAATCAGAGATGCAGGAGATTAGGAAAAACTATCCTCATACATTCCAGGCTTGTGGAGCGTCGGATGGCGGGTTCATTCACACAACGGAAGACCGTAATGCTCTAGATGTGACGGAAGAAGAGCGGGAAAAATTTTGGGAGGAGCAATATGCGAAGCCTGGTTTCTCCATGTGGCTCGGTAACTTTAAGGACGTCTATATTGATAGGGAAGCGAATAGGCTTTTGTCGGACTTTGTGGCCAGAAAAATTCGGGACCGTGTAGTTGATGAGAAAACAGCAGAGTTGTTAATTCCCAAAGATCACGGATTCGGCACAAAACGCGTCCCACAGGAGACTTTCTATTATGAAGTATATAATCAGTCGAACGTAAGTTTGGTGAGCCTTTTGGAAACGCCTTTTGAATGCGTCACGAAAAAGGGAATAAAAACCACAGACCGTGAGTATGAATTTGATACAATAGTCTACGCAACTGGCTTTGACGCTATTACTGGTAGTTTCGATCGAATTGATATCCGGGGTGTCAATGGCCGACGTCTTAGAGAGAGTTGGCGTAGCAAAATTGTTACCTTCCTCGGGGTTCAGGTACCGGCTTTTCCGAATTTTTTTATGATCCCAGGGCCGCAGGTCCTCTTCGCTAATCATACTCGGCTGGCTGAATTTAACGTCGAATGGGTGACGGCGCTTATTAAACATGTCGATGGAAAAGGCTTAACACGGGTAGAGCCGCGACTAGACGTTGCGGAGGATTGGAGCAACCACGTCGAAGAGAGTGGTAAGGAACTGCTTATAAACGAAGTTGATTCGTGGATGAGTGGAGTTAATTCCAACGTGGAGGGTAAACAAAGTCGTGTGTTCGTCCGTTATGATGGCATTTGGCCTGCTTATAGGAAACGCTGTAGGGAAATCGCATCCTCAGGATATCAGGAACTTCAATTCTCATAGCAGCTCGGGACGTGGCGATAGATTCGGAGTTGGGCTGAAACATAGCTATCAAAGCTATTTATGCGACCCTTGCTGAATGTATTATCCTTCTTTAATTAAATCAGAGGCCCTTTCTCCTACCATAATGGCGGCAGCGTTTGTGTTTCCCGAAGGCATCGTTTGAAAAATAGATGCATCAGCTACACGCAATCCTTCAAGGCCATAAACTTTTAGTTTGTCGTCGACCACTGCATTGGGGCTAGAACCCATACGGCATGTTCCCATGGGGTGATAAGCGGTTTCCCCTGTGTCGCGCAGCC
This genomic stretch from Rhodospirillaceae bacterium harbors:
- a CDS encoding sulfurtransferase — protein: MGQEYAGDVTPKKAWEILQSKADSYLVDCRTTAEWTFVGIPDLSLLNKEPYLIEWTRFPDGSQNPHFVDQTQQKIPDPDAAIFFLCRSGHRSMAAAVSMTAAGYSYCYNIVEGFEGNPDHKDHRGTLDGWKFSQLPWKQS
- a CDS encoding short-chain dehydrogenase, with protein sequence MGNKRLEGKVALVSGAGQRGHIIGTGRASAILFAQEGARVFLVDWNEESAAQTKAMIEADGGTAFVCQADVTKDTDCKTVIDSCKEELGSLDILLNNVGGPGGGDVTEVTDALWNESLDRNLKSAAFMSKYAVPAMAGSGGGSIIHVSSIDGYRAGNSRNVPYSVAKAGVIQLTRTMAVHHGRENIRVNCIAPGHLHGPFVEQIPSDWRDMRKRAGPLGTEGTAWDFAWAAVFLASNESRWISGVVLPVDAGLQAATPLSVLHNLI
- a CDS encoding acetolactate synthase, which produces MTKMTGGRFLAETALGYGINHIFWMPYIGPRVIMELEALGGKGIQAHSEKAAVYMADAYARVRGGPSLCMAQSVGALNLAAGLQDPYLACSPVVAITGRETLIHQQRHAYQEVNHTSPFSAVTKYSAYVSKTEDFPVYLRQAFRAATTGTPAPTHIDLEGIAGQVVIDQEADIEVCVEEPFGQIPAFRPTADLGLISDALEVLSRSERPIIVAGGGVTSSGARAELIEFAEKVSIPVATSLNAKAMFPWDHPLAVGTPGSYSRACANKVVSQADLVFFIGSQAGGQVTNGYQIPPQGTNVIQLDLNGEEIGRNYHVKVGLQGDVRETLRVMTAQADSSPGKVEWLAKVGQLVQGYKDDSSEHYNSDVLPMRPERLCKELSNSLPDDAILVSDTGHAGVWCAQMIDLKKPEQSFLRAAGSLGWALPAAMGAKCAAPDRPVICWTGDGGVWYHMTELDTARKTGINTVTLINNNHSLNQEQGGVEGIYGQRSSESDAHWVFPDQDFVRMAESMDCFGVTVHKPSELEGALEQALSAGKPAVVDVKTHIEGIADRAWMPS
- a CDS encoding cyclohexanone monooxygenase → MPGYRDLDCDVVVVGAGVTGLYQLHCLRKLGFRVRVLEAGSDVGGTWYWNRYPGCRFDSESYSYSYSFSQELLNEWDWTEHFSAQPQTERYLQFVADKFDLRKDIQFSSRVASTVFDEEHSCWEITVEGGTHFRCRFLIMSIGHLSAPTLPNIENIEKFSGEWFHTGLWPKEEVTFSGKDVAVVGTGASGVQMIQEISKTAKSLTVFQRNPNWCTPLHNKEISKSEMQEIRKNYPHTFQACGASDGGFIHTTEDRNALDVTEEEREKFWEEQYAKPGFSMWLGNFKDVYIDREANRLLSDFVARKIRDRVVDEKTAELLIPKDHGFGTKRVPQETFYYEVYNQSNVSLVSLLETPFECVTKKGIKTTDREYEFDTIVYATGFDAITGSFDRIDIRGVNGRRLRESWRSKIVTFLGVQVPAFPNFFMIPGPQVLFANHTRLAEFNVEWVTALIKHVDGKGLTRVEPRLDVAEDWSNHVEESGKELLINEVDSWMSGVNSNVEGKQSRVFVRYDGIWPAYRKRCREIASSGYQELQFS